DNA from Aureimonas sp. AU20:
CTGCGCAGACGCTCGCTCTAATCGCGAAAGGCGATGACGGTTTACCGCTGCCCCGCCAGCCGCACGTCGCTGCGCAGCACGCGAACGGGTACGAGATCGCCGAACACCGAGACGAGGTCGGCATCCACTTCCTCGCGCTGAGGCAGGCTCAGGCAGTCGAACTTGGGCGACGACATAGGCATCGATTCCGTAGGCAGCCCAGACAGCCAAGCCAGCGAGAATGTCGCCAGCGACTTGTGCCAGGACAGAGATCGGCACCTTCGGCCAAGGGAACTTGCCGGCGACGGCCAGCCCAATGGTCACGGGAGGGGGCACGTGGGCGCCGCTGATATACCAGAGCGCACCGACTATGGCGATCAGCGCCAAGCCGAACGAGAGAGCAATGGATAGGGGTCCGTAGGCCGGAGCGGCGGTGTTGTCGCCCTTGGTGTCCGCTGTCGCGACGGCTGTGCCAACAAGCACGAGGATGAACGTGCCGACGAACTCGGCCAGGGCGCGGACATCAGCGGCACCGGAGCCCGGAACGGCAGCGGGTCCCGTTCTGTCGGCGTCACCACTTCGCCATTTCGTCGTCGTTCGGCATTCGCCCATGCGGTGTCATCCGGTCTACGACACCGGGCAGGACCCTGGACAGTTCTGTCAGGAGATCACCCCGTTCCATTCCCGTCTGCCGGGAAAGGTCGTCGACCGTTCCATGGCCGATGGCCTCGCCGAGCTGGTTTGGTGAGATCTCATGGTTCTGGTCCGGCCCCATCCACGACTGAAGAATGTCGCCGTGCCCTGCACGTTGAAAGCTTTGGATGAGGCCGCCAAGGCCGCCCACACCCCCGCCCGGCATCGACATGGACCCGGGGTTTCCGCCTCCGGTCAAGCCGCCGAGCAGATCGCCGAGGCCTCCGGTTCCCCCGGCACCCTGGCGACCCATGGCCCCGGACAGCGCCCCGGACGAGAGAAGCGCCATCAGCGCCGTCATAAGCGGTGACGAGCCGCCCTGTTGCTGGCCTGCGCGTGAGCCCAGGGCTCCGCTCAACACCTGATCGAGAAGTCCCATGGCGATGTTCCTTGAAAGAGGGCAAAACGGGTAGGGTCGGCGCGTGCGCCGACCCTGTTCGAAATAGGTCTTAGACGCCGCGGCGGGCCCGCTCTTCGGCGGTCAGGCCTTCGTCCGTCCGTAGCTTGCCCGTGCGCTCATCCTGGATGTCGACCTCGGTGCGGCGAACCGTGTCGGACACCGTTTCCGTACGGTCGGACACATGCTTGGCGAGATCGATCTCCTCGACGACGCGAGCGGTCTTCGAGACCACAGCCTCCTCGGCGGTCTCTTCCAACTCGATCGTCTGGTCCTTGAATGCATCGTCGAAGCTGGCGACGGGACGATCGACGACGCGGCGTTGGATGTCGACACGCTCGCTGCGCAGGTTCACGTCCTGACTGACCGCTTCCTCCACGACATAGGAGCGGACACGCACTCGGCCGTGGCTGACGTCGCGCTTGCCCACCTTCAGGTTCTCTTCCATGACCTCGATAGTGCCGTCGCGGTCGGCGGCGGTGCCGAGATCGGCCGAACGGCGGGCGGCACTGTCCTCGGTGCGCGTGGAGCTTTCCGTCGAGCCGGCGCTGCCGACCGCCATGGCGGACTCCGTACGGACCGGGGCGACGTAGCCCGTCTCCGTGCCGGACCAGCCCTCGGACTTCCAGCTCGCCTCGCGCTTGTCCATGTCGACCGTGCCCTCGTCGTCAAGGATATCGAGGATCGCGTCGCGGTTACCAACAGTGGTCGGCACCGAGACGAGGTAACCGCCCCGGCGCAGGCCCTCCGCATAGGAGTGGCGGTCCTCGTCGGGCATGAAGAAGTCGCCCAGGGACTCGAAGAAACTGCGTTCGTGGATCGGCGCTGTGGTCGCAGGGAACGTGCTGGTCTCGGCGCCGTCCACGATCTTGATCGCGCTGCGGGAGACGCCCGCCGCGACGATCCGCTTGATCGCTGCATCGGCGTCGCTTCGGCTGTCGAAGAAGGCGGTGACGGTCTGGCTGAAGGTCATGCCTTCGCTGGCGGAAATGTTGGACATGGGTTCATTCCTCATTGGGCTGGGTGATGGCTGGACTGCCGACGGGGAGCCGTTCGATGACGGCCCGCTGCCTTCGAACCGACACGGGCAGCCGAACGCTCTCGCTCGTCGTCTCGTGGCGGATGTGGAGTTCCTCGACGAGGCGGATGCGTCGTTCGACGACGAGCACCTCCTCGAACACCGGGACGATTGTGACATCGCCCTCGACGCGCGTTTGGG
Protein-coding regions in this window:
- a CDS encoding YidB family protein, with protein sequence MGLLDQVLSGALGSRAGQQQGGSSPLMTALMALLSSGALSGAMGRQGAGGTGGLGDLLGGLTGGGNPGSMSMPGGGVGGLGGLIQSFQRAGHGDILQSWMGPDQNHEISPNQLGEAIGHGTVDDLSRQTGMERGDLLTELSRVLPGVVDRMTPHGRMPNDDEMAKW
- a CDS encoding YsnF/AvaK domain-containing protein, producing MSNISASEGMTFSQTVTAFFDSRSDADAAIKRIVAAGVSRSAIKIVDGAETSTFPATTAPIHERSFFESLGDFFMPDEDRHSYAEGLRRGGYLVSVPTTVGNRDAILDILDDEGTVDMDKREASWKSEGWSGTETGYVAPVRTESAMAVGSAGSTESSTRTEDSAARRSADLGTAADRDGTIEVMEENLKVGKRDVSHGRVRVRSYVVEEAVSQDVNLRSERVDIQRRVVDRPVASFDDAFKDQTIELEETAEEAVVSKTARVVEEIDLAKHVSDRTETVSDTVRRTEVDIQDERTGKLRTDEGLTAEERARRGV